Proteins found in one Triticum aestivum cultivar Chinese Spring chromosome 4D, IWGSC CS RefSeq v2.1, whole genome shotgun sequence genomic segment:
- the LOC123096043 gene encoding CBS domain-containing protein CBSX3, mitochondrial → MQRAIQAIGSHGSVLKSAVLQHISVVKPAMLPAVFPRFMSVSPAQIEESGFESSTVADILKSKGKSADGSWLWCTTDDSVYDAVKSMTQHNVGALVVVKPGEDKSIAGIVTERDYLRKIIVQGRSSKSTKVGDIMTEENKLITVKPETRVLKAMQLMTDKRIRHIPVISGTEMMGMVSIGDVVRAVVSEHKEELNRLNAYIQGGY, encoded by the exons ATGCAGCGAGCAATTCAAGCTATCGGATCACATGGCAGTGTGCTCAAATCTGCTGTCCTGCAACACATCAGTGTTGTGAAGCCTGCTATGCTGCCTGCTGTGTTCCCGCGCTTCATGTCAGTATCACCTGCTCAAATAGAGGAGAGTGGATTTGAGAGCAGCACCGTTGCAGATATTTTGAAGTCCAAAGGGAAGAGTGCTGATGGATCATGGCTCTGGTGCACCACTGATGACAGTGTCTATGATGCTGTCAAATCG ATGACACAGCACAATGTGGGAGCTTTGGTGGTTGTTAAACCTGGGGAAGATAAATCAATTGCGGGCATCGTCACAGAGAGAG ATTATCTCCGGAAAATCATAGTGCAGGGTCGATCCTCCAAGTCAACCAAAGTTGGAGATATCATGACCGAAGAG AACAAGCTGATCACGGTGAAACCTGAAACCAGAGTCCTGAAAGCAATGCAGCTGATGACAG ACAAGCGTATCAGGCACATCCCGGTGATAAGCGGCACCGAGATGATGGGGATGGTCTCCATCGGCGACGTGGTGCGCGCGGTGGTCAGCGAGCACAAGGAGGAGCTGAACCGGCTCAACGCCTACATCCAGGGTGGGTACTAG